ACGCTTTCTCTCGCTTCCAGTTCCGCGGCAAGGGCCTCTCGATGATGGGGCTGCTGCTTTTCCAGATGATTTCGCCGCTCGTCATCATGGTGCCGCTCTACCGCTACATGAACCGCCTCGGCCTGCTGGACACGCATTTCGCCGTCGTCATGGTCTATATCGCACTCGGCGTTCCCCTGGCGACCTGGCTGTTGAAGAGCACCGTCGACGGCATTCCGCGCAGCCTCGACGAAGCCGCCATGATCGACGGCTGCAACCGCTTCTCGGTCTTCTGGCGCATCATCCTGCCCTTGTCGGCGCCGGGCATCGCCTCGGTCTTCATCATCACCGTCATTGCCGGCTGGTCGCAATTTCTGGTGCCTTTCCTGCTGCTGACCAAAAATGACCTGATGCCGATCGGCGTCGGAATCTTTAACTTCCGCGGCATGCAGACCGACTCGTCCATCCAGCTGCTTGCGGCCGCCTGCCTGATTTCCGTCGTGCCGGCGATCGTGGCGTTCCTGTCGCTCCAGCGGCTGATCCTCGGCGCCATGACCAGTGGCGCGGTGAAAGGGTAAGGTCGGTTTGCGTGTCCGTGGCAGATAGAGGATCCCGACCATGAACCAGATGACCGGCGCCAGATTGTCTCCTGATCTGACGGGGGCCAATGTCGAGGATGCAGGCGAGCATAACAGAGCCGTCGTGCTGCGTTGTGTCCATCGGCAGGCGCCGATTTCGCGTGCCGAAATCGCCAGACAGACCGGCTTCACCAAGCCGGCGATCGCCCGGATCGTCGATCGTCTGCTGGACGAAGGCCTGATCATCGAGGCGCGCCGGCGGCACGGGCTGAGGGGGCAGCCGGCCATCGAGCTTGAGATCAACCCCGACGCGTTTTTCGCGATCGGCATCAATATCGATCGCGATCATCTGACGATCGTCGCCGTCGATGCCGTCGGCAACGTGCGTGCCCGCGTGCACCACGAAAAGCGCTACGTCCGTCCGGCCGAATTCATGCAGCTGACGGCCGATGCCATATCGCATTTTCAGCGAAGCCGGCTGATCGATGATGCGCATCTGGCCGGCATCGGGCTTGCGATGCCGGATTGGCTTGGCGAGATTCCTTTCCTCGGCATGCCTGACGACTATTCCGAATGGACGGAATTCGATGTGCGCGCAGCACTCGAAAACCTGACGCAGCATCCGGTCTTCATTGAAAATGAGACCAATGCCGCAGCGCTTGCCGAGCTTGACTATGGCCTCGGCGCGGAAAGCCGCAGCTTCTTTTATATCGCCATCAATGCCTGTCTGGGCGGTGGCCTGGTGCTCGACGGCAATGGACATCGCGGCGCCATGGCGCTGAGCGGCGAAATCGGCTGGCTGCCGATCGCCGACAACCGGGACAAGACCGCCCCCAAGGTCGATCTTCTTGGCGAGATGGTGACGATATTTTTCCTCTACAAGTTCCTTGCAGAGCACGGCGTCGATGCGAGCGTGCCGCAGGACCTCCTGACGCTCGACGCCCGCGGCAAAGCCCTTGTGTCAAAGTGGCTGAAGGAAATGAGCGCTCCCCTTGCCGTTGCGGTCAAGCATATCGGCATGATCGTCGATCCCGACGCCATCATCATCGGCGGCCGACTGCCGATCCGTATGATCGACGAGTTGCTGCGCTACGTTCACGAACATCTGACGGCCGGAGACAACACTCTGCCTTCGCTGCATCGTGCTTCGATCGGCGAGGACGCTTCAGCACTCGGTGCTGCGGCGATGCCAATGGCGGCGTCCCTGATGCTGGCATCCGCCGACGCCGTGCAACGCACCCGCTCGCCTCTCAAATTCATGGATCGCTTGAACAATTAAAACAGCCGGCAGGACCGCTGGGAGGATATTGATGAGAATTGGTTTTTATACATCGACATTCAACGACCGGCCGCTTGAGGAGGTGGTGGATTTCGCTGCCTCTGCCGGTTTCGATGCGATCGAAATCGATGTCGGCGGCCATATCAAGACGCCGGACAGGGTGCGGGCTGCTGTGGCACTTGCCCGCGACCATAACCTCTTCGTTTCCTCGATCACCTACTTCGGCAACCAGCTTGATGCCAATAGCGGCAAGCGCGGCGAGCTTCGCACCCGCACGGAAGAATTTGCCGAGGCGATCGGCGAAGCGGGCGTGCCGATCTTCGTGATCTTTCCCGGACGTGATGATAGTGCCGACGACGAAGCCAATTACGATGATTTTGCCGAATTCGCCAATCGGCTGATCAGCAGGACGACGTCAAGCGGCCTCGTCTTCGCGATCGAAAACTGGCCGGGGCCCCAGGACAACTTCATCGGAACCACGCCGAAGGGCTGGCAGGAACTCTTCAGGCGGATTCCCGACCGGCGCTTCGGTCTTGAATTCGACCCGTCGCACCTCATCCGCATCGGCGTAGACCCCTATGTCGCGATGGACGCGGTCAAGGATCGCATTGCCATTCTCCATGCCAAGGATACTGCAATCGATGCGGTCGTGCAGCAGGCAGTCGGCTATCACGGCAAGGGCTGGTGGCAGTATAAGCTGCCGGGCCAGGGCCTTCTCGACTGGCAGCGTTTCCTGCGCCAGGCGCGGACCAACGGCTTCGACGGCACACTTTCGATCGAGCACGAGGACCCCGCCTACGGATGGCCGGGCAAGGATCTCGAGGCCAGAAAGGAGGGCGAACGCCTCGGCCTCGCTTACCTGAGAAACGTCTTGAACACGCTTTGAGCGCGACCCGGGAGGACAAAAATGGCTCATGTTAGAGTGAACAATGCACGCAAGGACTATGGCGCTTTCAAAGCCATCAAAGGCGTATCGGTCGATATCCGCGACGGCGAGTTCGTGGTCCTCGTCGGTCCCTCGGGCTGCGGCAAATCCACCCTTCTCAGAATGATCGCCGGACTGGAAGGCATCAGCTCGGGCGAGATCCAGATCGGCAAGCATATCGTCAATGAGCTGGCGCCAAAGGATCGCGACATCGCCATGGTGTTCCAGAACTACGCCCTTTATCCGCATATGACGGTCGCCAAGAATATGGGCTTCTCGTTGCGGCTGAAGCGCATGCCGAAGACGGAGATCGATCAACGTGTCGGCAATGCCGCCAAGATCCTCGGCCTGGAGGCGCTTCTCGAACGCTATCCGAAGCAACTGTCAGGCGGCCAGCGACAGCGTGTTGCGATGGGTCGCGCCATCGTTCGGGATCCTGCCGTCTTCCTCTTCGACGAACCCCTGTCGAACCTCGACGCCAAGCTGCGCGTCCAGATGCGATCCGAAATCAAGGAACTGCATCAGCGGCTGAAGACCACGACGATCTATGTCACGCACGATCAGATCGAGGCGATGACGATGGCGGACAAGATCGTCGTGATGAAGGACGGCGTGATCGAACAGTCGGGCTCGCCGCTCGAACTCTACGACCGCCCGAACAACCTCTTCGTCGCCGGCTTCATCGGCTCTCCGGCCATGAACTTCATCAAGGGGAACATGACGAATGAAGGTTTCCGGACGGCAGACGGGTTTATCCTGCCGAGCGAGCGGCACCCTTCCGGCGCCGTCACCTACGGCATTCGCCCCGAGCATATCACGCTCGACCCCAACGGCATCGAGGTGACAACAGCCGTCGTCGAGCCGACAGGATCCGAGACATTGGTGATTGCGCGTCTTGGCACGCAAACGATCAGCTGCGTCTTTCGGGAGCGGATCAGGGCGGCCCCTGGCGATGTGCTGCGGATCGCTCCGCTCCATGATGCCGTTCACCTGTTTGACGAAGGTGAGCAGCGCATCACTGCTGGCGAACCGGTGCTGAACTAGTTACGCGTGACGGGCATCGGTGACCCGCTCGACCTCGTCTGCCTCCACGACGTCATTGGGGATCAATGAGGGCGGCAAGCCGGGCTTCGATCAACCCTGCTTGCCGGGCCAAATCGGCCCCGAAAATATCGACCAGTTGTGACGGTGGCCGATGGATCGGCCGCACCGTCAGCGCCAGACTATCGATGAACTTTGCAACATGAAATCGGTCGCAGGTCCTACCGCAGAAGCGGCATGACCCCTTAAAATTCAAAGAGAATCATAAACGCAAGAAAGTCTCGGCACCAGTAATCGAAGCCTACGTTAAAGGTCGAGCAGCAAATCGCCAACACGTTCGTGACCGTGGTTGCCGACTTCGAGTTGCTCCATGCGCGCAACCTCCTTGCGCTTCCTGGAACCTGTTTTTCTGCCTTTCGAAGGTGGCTCCCCTGACAACTGCAGGAGTTCAGCGGCAGGCCCTGCAGATCCCGATATCGCCTTGGCAGTCTGCCCTTCCATCTTGTCGGTTTCATTCTCGGCGGCACCGGTTGAAGTGTCCGATAGCCCTATGCCGGGTCGCATGTTGGCGCTCGACTTTTTGATTGCTGAGGCAGCGTCCGGCTGCATCTTCGGCGCGAAACGTATCATGAATGCTCGCCTTCCCATTTGTTCGCCTTATGTTCTCATCGAGAAGCGCGATTCTGTCAACCTAGCTCGGAGTCGAACAGCCGGAACCAATAACCTCTGTGCGATGTTCTGAACTCGGCATCGGCTTGCCGTTGTGAGACTCGCGCATTACGTGTGCCGCCCCTCGCCTTACTCGGCAGAACTCTGGTGGATCTCGCTTAGGAGAAAATCGGCCGGCTTCTCAGCTCGCAGATCTTCGATATCGATCTCGGTCTTCAAGGAAAGCGAGCTGTCTCTGGGGACGGCGAGTAGATAAGGCTCCTGGGCGATCGACTGGAACAACGCTCACGCCGCGTCATCCTTGAGCGTCGCTGCTTCCGAGAGGTCGAACTGCAGTTCAGCAAGCTTGGAATATGCGCCGCCCTTGCGGATCAACGTGGCGTGCGTCCCCTCCTCGATCACGCGGCCGCCGTCGATCACCAGAATTCGATCCGCCTTGAGCACCGTGGCAAGCCGATGCGCAATCACGATCGTCGTGCGGTTGCACATCAATTCGTCGAGCCCCCTCTGCACGAGCATTTCGTTTTCCGCGTCGAGAGATGCCGTGGCCTCGTCCAGCAGAAGGATCGGTGCGTTCTTCAGGACAGCACGGGCGATGGCAAGTCTTTGCCGCTGGCCGCCAGACAGGGTGAGCCCACGCTCGCCGACCACGGTGCGATAGCTCTCCGACAGTTCGGAAATGAACCCGTGCGCCCTCGCCGTCGTGGCCGCCGCCGCGATCTCGTCCTGCGAGGCATCGGGTCGTCCGAGACTGATATTTTCTGCGATACTCGCCGCGAAGATGGTCAAGTCCTGCGGCACGATGGCAATCTCCCCTCGAACTGCAGCGGTGGGGATCGTGCGCACATCGCAGCCATCGAGCGAAATGTCGCCGGAATAATCCTTGTAGAAACCGAGCAGGAGCGAAAAGATCGTGCTCTTGCCCGAGCCGGAAGCACCCACAAGCGCGACTGTCTCGCCGGGCCGCACGCTCATCGACAGGCCCGTGAGAACTTGCCTGTCCAGAGCGCCCGGATAGCCGAAATGCAGGTTCCGGATTTCGATCGCGCCTTTTGCGGGCTGGTCGAGCGAAGCACCCGATGCCGGCTCGCTCTCGCCGGCATCTTCATCGAGCAGTTCGAAAAGGCGTTCGGCTGAGCCTGCCGCTTGCGCCAGTTCGCCCCAGACCTCCGAGAGCGAGCCCAGCGACCCTGCCGCAATGACGGAATAGAGCAGGAACTGGCTCAGACTCCCCGCCGACAGCGTCCCGGAAAGCAGGTTATGCGCGCCGATCCAGAGAACCCCGACGACGCTTCCGAAAATCAGGGCAATGGCAACGGCGGTCAAGAGCGCACGCGAGCGGGCGGCAAAGACGGCGCTGCGATAGGACGCCTCGACATCACGAGCATATCTTTCGCTCGCCGCTGCCTCCCCGTTGAAGGCCTGCACCGTCCGGCTTCCGGCGATCATTTCGCTGGCGAAAGCGGATGCGGTCGCAAGAGCGTCCTGTGCTGCCCGCGATTTTCTGCGGACCGAGCGACCGAAAAGGACGAGCGGCGCGATCACGAGCGGAATGGCACCCAATGTGATGGCGGAAAGTCCAGGGCTGGTGACGAACATCATCACCAGCGCGCCCAGGCACAGCAGCGAATTGCGCAGGGCCACCGATGCGGCGAGGTTCAATGCGGACTTGATCTGTGCGGCATCCGCGGACAGTCGCGATGCGATGTCGCCGGATCTGTTGGCGTCAAAAAAGCTTGCCGGCAGCCGCGTCACATTTCGGAAGGTCTTCACACGCAGATCGCTGACGATGCGCTCGCCAAGCGTCGTGACGAAATAATAGCGGCAGGCGCTTGCTATGGCGAGCGCGATAGCAAGCGCAAGAAGCATCAGGAAATAGCTATTGATGAAGCCACCGTCGGACTGTCCAAAACCATGATCGATCATCCGGCGGACCGCCATCGGCAGCGCAAGCGAGATCAGCGCAGCGGCCGCGAGCGAGATCACTGCCAAGAGCACCAAGCCCCGGTGAGGCCGCAGCAGGGGCAGCAACCGGACGAGGCCGGAGACATCAGGCTTCTTTTTCCGCGGCTGCGGTGTGGAGCCCGCAGTCACGTCGGCGGGCGGAGCGGCGGATCGGTCGTGTGCGGCAATCATCAAGGTGAGGGTCTCCTGGACTGGAATGTCTCCCTTTTGGCATTTGCGCGGCAATCGTCTTTGACCGCGATCAATTATCAGCCGTTCCGCCGAAGCGTGCCGCGTCAGAAGGCCTCGAAAATATGTCGCGCTGAGCCTGCTGCCCCGCGGCCGAGGCTCAGACTGTGATAGCAGGAAAGCGAAATGAGAGACGCACGCCCGCATGAATGGTCGCAGTTTGATCCCGGTCAATTAATCTGACGGCATTGGGCGCTAGAGCGGGGCATGACCTATGTCGAACGCGTCAAAGACGACATCGCCAAGCTTGCGCAGCCCGCCAGATTCCTGGAACTGGCCAATCGGGTCCTGCCTGGACTCTCGATCGTCACTGCCCTCTGTTTTGCTATTGGACTTTATCTGAGTTTTGTTTCCGATGGCGATTATCAGCAGGGTGAGACTGTCAGGATCATGTATGTCCATGTCCCGGCAGCATGGATGGCAATGCTCTGTTATACGGTGATGACCGCAAACGCCGTTGGCTCTCTGGTCTGGCGCCACCCGCTTGCCGATGTCGCCGCGCGCGCTGCTGCGCCAATCGGCGCTGCCTTTACCTTCGTGGCGCTCGTCACCGGCGCATTCTGGGGCAAGCCGATGTGGGGAACCTGGTGGGTGTGGGACGCGCGCCTGACCTCGATGTTCGTGCTTTTCCTGATGTATCTCGGCCTACTGGCGATCAACCGCGCGATCGACGAACCAACGCGCGCCGCCCGTGTCACGGCGGTTCTCATTGTCGTGGGCTTCGTCAACATTCCGATCATCAAGTTCTCGGTCGACTGGTGGAACACCCTGCATCAGCCGGCAAGCGTGCTCAGGCTGAATGGGCCCGTTCTGGACGTCGAATTTTTTCGCCCGCTCCTGACCATGGGGCTGGCCTTCACGACACTCTTCTTCACCCTCCACGTGGCTTCCATCAGGAACGAGATCTGGCGGCGGAGACTCATGTCGCATCATCGCTTGGCCGCACGGGCCGCAATGCAAAGGGAGAATTGAAATGCCCCATCAGGACTATGTGCTGGCAGCCCATACGGTCGCATTCGCCGTCATCATCGCCATGAGCGCGATGACCTGGTTTCGCGGCCGCACCTATCGCCGGCAGGTCGAGGTGGTGGCGAAGACCAGGCATCGCGCGCGTCACGAGGTCCGCTAGGTGCGCCGCTATCTTCTGGCCGCCGTGCCGCTGCTCGTCTTTGTGGCAGTTGCCGGAGCTGCCGGGCGCATGCTTTATCGGGAGGCGGCGGAAGGATATTCGCCCTCCGCCCTGCCCTCCGCACTCATCGGTCACGCACATCCGGCAATCGATCTGCCGCCGCTTGCCGGTCTGCAGTCTCCCGGACTTCAGGATAGTGGGCTCTCCGGCCAGGTCGCGATCGTCAACGTGTTCGCGTCCTGGTGTATTCCCTGCCGGCAGGAACATAGCGCGCTCATGCGGCTGTCGAAGGACCCGCGGATCAAGCTGATAGGCATCAATTACAAGGATGACAGCAGCAACGCTCTCGCCTTCTTGCGCGACAACGGAAACCCCTATGCTGCCGTCGGCGTGGATCCGACCGGCAGGGAGGCGATCGATTGGGGCGTCTACGGCGTACCGGAAACCTTCGTCATCGGCCGCAATGGCCGCATCCTCTTCAAGCAGGTCGGCCCTCTCGACGAAAAGACCCTGTCGACCGACCTTGGTCCCGCTCTCGACAGGGCATTGGCTACCGGCAGCTGACCGGTAGCCCGCATCTCCAGCTGGCCCGCATCTACAGCTGGCTTGACGACTTGAGCTCAAGCCGGTTGCGACCGCTTTTCCGGATCCGAATCCGCGACAAGCTGCAACCGATCAAGACAACCTCCTGACCCGAGATTTTCGACGAGCGCCAGCACGGCACGGCGTTGCAGTTCAGTTTCCACATTCCCGTCGAGCGTGATCTGCCCATTGCGAACAGAAACGCGGATCTTCTGTGGCGTCAGCCCGAGATCGTATTTGAGGCGTGTTTGAACCGCGAGCAGGATCGCGTCATCCTCGCGCGGCAACCTGAGCGTCGGCGCATCGGTTATTAGAGCGAGGATATCGCGCCGGCTGACGATCCCGACGAGCCGTCCGTCGTCGACGATCGGAATGCGCTTGATACGATGGACCTCAAGGCTTTCCGCGATGTCGGAGACCTCGCTGTCAGGGCTGGCGACGATGACGTCGCGTGACATGATATCTCTGACGGACCAGCCATTGCCGCGGATGTAGCGGTCCAGATCGACATCGGAGGTGACTTCCGCGTTGCGCGTAGCGCGCGGGGCAAGCCGTATCTCGCGACGCAGCAGCAGGTCGCCCTCGGTCAAGATCCCGCAGATCCTCCCTTCGTCATCAACCACGGGCAGCCCGCTAATGTTGTTTTGCATCATCACCGCGATGGCGTGGCGAACCCCCGCCTCGGGGCTGATCGAAACCACATTGCTCGTCATAATGTCCTTGGCCTGCATGCTCGCACCTTCCTTTTCGGAAACATCTGGTGCGGTAAGAGTAAGACGGCGCTGGCGGATCGACCTTGACCTCCATCAAAGTCGCGGTGTCGGATCGAGCAACTCGGCGAGCTTCTCCTGCTCTTCGTCCGTGAGCTTGCTGCCGGTGGGTTTGCCGGCTCGCTTGCGGGCAAAGACGACGAGCGAGGCCCCACCGGCGAGGATCAGCAGCACGGGAGCACCCCAGAGCAGCAGCGTGCGCACACTGAAGCGCGGCTTCAGCAGCACGAACTCCCCATAGCGCGAGACGATATAGTTCAGCACCTCGTCGTCGCTGTCGCCATCGGTGATGCGCTCGCGCACCAAGAGGCGCAGATCCTTGGCGAGATCGGCATTGGAATCGTCGATCGACTGGTTCTGGCAGACCATGCAGCGCAGTTCGGCGGACAGTGTTCGCGCCCGGGCTTCGAGGGCGGGGTCGGCGAGCATCTCGTCGGGATTGACGGCAAAGGCCGGGGCGGCCGCCAACATCAGGGTCAGAGCAAACAGGAGACGCTTGATCATTCCGCCGGCTCCATGACCGGTGCTGCCGGCTTAGTTGCCTTGGCCTTCGCCTTACGGCTCGGGGCACCGACACGCAGCCGCCTGCCGCCATGATCAGCGCCCCGCCCCAGATGCACAGAATGAACGGCTTCCACCAGATGCGCACGACAATGCCGCCGTCCTTCGTCGCGTCGCCGAGAGAGACATAGAGCTGGCTGAGACCGAAGGTCAGGATGCCCGCCTCCGTCGTCGGCATCTGCCTTGCGGTATAGAGCCGCTTGGCCGACCAGACATCGGCGATCTCGGCGCCGTCGCGGCGGATCGAGAAGTGGCCGCGGTCCTCGGTATAGTTCGGGCCGGTGGCCGGCTGCATGCCGTCGAAGACAACGCCGTAGCCGCCCGCCTCCGTCGCCTGGCCCGGCTTCATCTCGACCACATGTTCGCTTTGGAAGGTGGTGACCGCGACGATGCCAAGCACGGTGACACCAAGGCCGGCATGGGCAAGCGCGGTGCCGAAGGCCGAGCGCGGCAGGCCGGTCAGCCGGCGCCAGGCGATCTCCGCCTTCACCTTGCCGATGCCGGCGCGATACCAGAGGTCGGCCACCGCGCCCAGGATCAGGAACAGGCCGGCGGCAAGGCCGAGCACCGCCATGACCGGGCCGCCATGTTCGAGATAGAAGAAGACGAGCGCGGCGGCGAGCGCGAGTGCGGCCACGACATAGAGCCGCTGCAGGGCGCCGAGCAGATCGCCGCGCTTCCAGGAAAGCAGCGGTCCGAAGGGCACGACGATCAGAAGCGGCGCCATCAAGAGGCCGAAGGTCAGGTTGAAGAAGGGTGCGCCGACGGAGATCTTGTCGCCGGTCAGCGTCTCCAGCACCAGCGGATAGAGCGTGCCGGTCAGAACCGTGCCGCAGGCAACCGTCAGGATCAGGTTGTTGACGACGAGCGCCCCCTC
The window above is part of the Rhizobium sp. WYJ-E13 genome. Proteins encoded here:
- a CDS encoding carbohydrate ABC transporter permease, producing the protein MSGRTGTRLGDAMSYLFMLVMFIFFAGPLTYLLSMALRDKREVYRGAARYIPDNPTIQNFITVLNNSYFPIYLWNGLKLAALSGLGVLIVALPAAYAFSRFQFRGKGLSMMGLLLFQMISPLVIMVPLYRYMNRLGLLDTHFAVVMVYIALGVPLATWLLKSTVDGIPRSLDEAAMIDGCNRFSVFWRIILPLSAPGIASVFIITVIAGWSQFLVPFLLLTKNDLMPIGVGIFNFRGMQTDSSIQLLAAACLISVVPAIVAFLSLQRLILGAMTSGAVKG
- a CDS encoding ROK family transcriptional regulator; translation: MNQMTGARLSPDLTGANVEDAGEHNRAVVLRCVHRQAPISRAEIARQTGFTKPAIARIVDRLLDEGLIIEARRRHGLRGQPAIELEINPDAFFAIGINIDRDHLTIVAVDAVGNVRARVHHEKRYVRPAEFMQLTADAISHFQRSRLIDDAHLAGIGLAMPDWLGEIPFLGMPDDYSEWTEFDVRAALENLTQHPVFIENETNAAALAELDYGLGAESRSFFYIAINACLGGGLVLDGNGHRGAMALSGEIGWLPIADNRDKTAPKVDLLGEMVTIFFLYKFLAEHGVDASVPQDLLTLDARGKALVSKWLKEMSAPLAVAVKHIGMIVDPDAIIIGGRLPIRMIDELLRYVHEHLTAGDNTLPSLHRASIGEDASALGAAAMPMAASLMLASADAVQRTRSPLKFMDRLNN
- a CDS encoding sugar phosphate isomerase/epimerase, coding for MRIGFYTSTFNDRPLEEVVDFAASAGFDAIEIDVGGHIKTPDRVRAAVALARDHNLFVSSITYFGNQLDANSGKRGELRTRTEEFAEAIGEAGVPIFVIFPGRDDSADDEANYDDFAEFANRLISRTTSSGLVFAIENWPGPQDNFIGTTPKGWQELFRRIPDRRFGLEFDPSHLIRIGVDPYVAMDAVKDRIAILHAKDTAIDAVVQQAVGYHGKGWWQYKLPGQGLLDWQRFLRQARTNGFDGTLSIEHEDPAYGWPGKDLEARKEGERLGLAYLRNVLNTL
- a CDS encoding ABC transporter ATP-binding protein, which encodes MAHVRVNNARKDYGAFKAIKGVSVDIRDGEFVVLVGPSGCGKSTLLRMIAGLEGISSGEIQIGKHIVNELAPKDRDIAMVFQNYALYPHMTVAKNMGFSLRLKRMPKTEIDQRVGNAAKILGLEALLERYPKQLSGGQRQRVAMGRAIVRDPAVFLFDEPLSNLDAKLRVQMRSEIKELHQRLKTTTIYVTHDQIEAMTMADKIVVMKDGVIEQSGSPLELYDRPNNLFVAGFIGSPAMNFIKGNMTNEGFRTADGFILPSERHPSGAVTYGIRPEHITLDPNGIEVTTAVVEPTGSETLVIARLGTQTISCVFRERIRAAPGDVLRIAPLHDAVHLFDEGEQRITAGEPVLN
- a CDS encoding ABC transporter transmembrane domain-containing protein; the protein is MIAAHDRSAAPPADVTAGSTPQPRKKKPDVSGLVRLLPLLRPHRGLVLLAVISLAAAALISLALPMAVRRMIDHGFGQSDGGFINSYFLMLLALAIALAIASACRYYFVTTLGERIVSDLRVKTFRNVTRLPASFFDANRSGDIASRLSADAAQIKSALNLAASVALRNSLLCLGALVMMFVTSPGLSAITLGAIPLVIAPLVLFGRSVRRKSRAAQDALATASAFASEMIAGSRTVQAFNGEAAASERYARDVEASYRSAVFAARSRALLTAVAIALIFGSVVGVLWIGAHNLLSGTLSAGSLSQFLLYSVIAAGSLGSLSEVWGELAQAAGSAERLFELLDEDAGESEPASGASLDQPAKGAIEIRNLHFGYPGALDRQVLTGLSMSVRPGETVALVGASGSGKSTIFSLLLGFYKDYSGDISLDGCDVRTIPTAAVRGEIAIVPQDLTIFAASIAENISLGRPDASQDEIAAAATTARAHGFISELSESYRTVVGERGLTLSGGQRQRLAIARAVLKNAPILLLDEATASLDAENEMLVQRGLDELMCNRTTIVIAHRLATVLKADRILVIDGGRVIEEGTHATLIRKGGAYSKLAELQFDLSEAATLKDDAA
- a CDS encoding heme ABC transporter permease, whose protein sequence is MTYVERVKDDIAKLAQPARFLELANRVLPGLSIVTALCFAIGLYLSFVSDGDYQQGETVRIMYVHVPAAWMAMLCYTVMTANAVGSLVWRHPLADVAARAAAPIGAAFTFVALVTGAFWGKPMWGTWWVWDARLTSMFVLFLMYLGLLAINRAIDEPTRAARVTAVLIVVGFVNIPIIKFSVDWWNTLHQPASVLRLNGPVLDVEFFRPLLTMGLAFTTLFFTLHVASIRNEIWRRRLMSHHRLAARAAMQREN
- a CDS encoding heme exporter protein CcmD, translating into MPHQDYVLAAHTVAFAVIIAMSAMTWFRGRTYRRQVEVVAKTRHRARHEVR
- a CDS encoding DsbE family thiol:disulfide interchange protein, which gives rise to MRRYLLAAVPLLVFVAVAGAAGRMLYREAAEGYSPSALPSALIGHAHPAIDLPPLAGLQSPGLQDSGLSGQVAIVNVFASWCIPCRQEHSALMRLSKDPRIKLIGINYKDDSSNALAFLRDNGNPYAAVGVDPTGREAIDWGVYGVPETFVIGRNGRILFKQVGPLDEKTLSTDLGPALDRALATGS
- a CDS encoding CBS domain-containing protein, producing the protein MQAKDIMTSNVVSISPEAGVRHAIAVMMQNNISGLPVVDDEGRICGILTEGDLLLRREIRLAPRATRNAEVTSDVDLDRYIRGNGWSVRDIMSRDVIVASPDSEVSDIAESLEVHRIKRIPIVDDGRLVGIVSRRDILALITDAPTLRLPREDDAILLAVQTRLKYDLGLTPQKIRVSVRNGQITLDGNVETELQRRAVLALVENLGSGGCLDRLQLVADSDPEKRSQPA
- a CDS encoding cytochrome c-type biogenesis protein; this encodes MIKRLLFALTLMLAAAPAFAVNPDEMLADPALEARARTLSAELRCMVCQNQSIDDSNADLAKDLRLLVRERITDGDSDDEVLNYIVSRYGEFVLLKPRFSVRTLLLWGAPVLLILAGGASLVVFARKRAGKPTGSKLTDEEQEKLAELLDPTPRL